Genomic segment of Myxococcus stipitatus:
AACGATGGGTGGGTGCTCTCGATGGACACGGTACGCAGGGGCCCACCCCGAAGGGTGGGCGCGTGCCCATGAGAGCGTCATCGTTCCGCAATGAAGAGGCGCGTCCACCCGCACGATGCGGGCTTCAGCGGAAGGGGCCGGTCACCTCGAAGGTGTAGCCGCCGCTGCTGCTGCCGGTGGTGCCGCGCTGGGAGCTGAAATACAGACGGCGGCCGTCCGGGCTGAACGCCGGTCCGCAGAGCTCCGAGCTGGAGTGTCCTTCCAGTCGGAGGAAGGTCGAGACGGTGCGCGGGGTGCCGGGAGTGATGATGCAGATCTCCATGTTGCCGCCGTCCTCGGCGACATAGATGTCCTTCGAGCGGGAGACCACCACGTTGTCCACGCCCGTGAGCGGAGAGCCCGAGTAGAGCGAGGCGTCGTAGATGACCTCCAGCTTCCCGGTGGCGGGGGTGTGGGCCCAGACGCGGTTGTTGCTCTTGGTGGTGAAGTAGACGACGCCGCTGTCGTACCAGCATCCCTCGCCGCCGCTGAACACCGTCGTCTTGGAGGCCACGGAGGACTGCTCCGACGCGGGCGAGGTCGCCGCGCACACGACCCAGGTCAGCGTGGCGGTGCCGGCCATCGGGTCGCCGGTCACCTTGGCGGCTTCCAGGGTGCCAGCGGTCAGGACGGGCCACGCGGACGGCGTGAAGCGATACAGGCGGCCGGAGGAGGTGTCCTCGGTCAAGTACAGACGTCCGTCATCGGGGTCCACCGCCACGGCCTCGTGAGCGAAGGTGCCCAGGGCGCCCCGCGCGACACCTTGAGAGGCCTTGGTCGGGTCACATTCCCAGACACGGCCGCTGCCGTGCTCTTCACAAGACAGCCAGGTCCCCCAGGGCGTGGGCCCGCCGGCACAGTTGGTCCGCGTGCCCGAGAGGATGCGATAGGCGCCCACGATGGCACCGCCGCCGTCGAAGCGCACCGCGCTGGCGCCTCCGGAGCTCGTCTCGCTGTTGGAGACATAGGCCCAGCCGCCGCCATTCATCGGGAAGCACGCGCCGCCGTCCGGAGCGGAGTGCCACGTGTAGCTCGTGCCCGCCACCGCGCGCCCGGAGCGCGCGATGACTCGGGACGAGAAGCCCGCGGGCAACCGCAAGCCGTTGGCATCAGCGCTCCCGGAGATGGCCCCGTAGGGACCGGGTCCAGGTTCAGCGGGTGCGGCGTAGGCGGCCTGCCAGAATGCGGGGCCCAACGCCAACGTCCCACCTCCCAGCGCGGAAAGACGGAGGAAGTCACGACGGTCCAGACGCATGTGTTACCCCCAGGGGAAAAAGCCGGGGCAAGCTATTCTTGTTTTTCTTGAAAATCAATCAAAGCAAGGAAACGAGAAAGTTACATCCGCGAGTGAATCGGGTGACGACATCACGTCCGAACGGTCATGAGTGGCCGCCCTCCATGTGTTGACTATTCAATAGACAGAGAAAGACGTCGGAGCTGGATGCTATTCGGCGAGCCGCCTTTCCAAAACACACAAGGGGCGTTCATGCACGACTGGGGAATCCGGCTCACCATGTTGCTGCTGTTGCTTCCGGAAGTGGCTTGGACACAGACGGTGAGCGCCTCCTACCCACCCAAGGAGCCTGCCTGGAGCAAGCTCCTGCGGCTTGAAGCCGCGACATGGGCTCGGCTCGCCCGGACTGATACGGACACGGACGAGGGCTTTCTCCAGGTAGAGCCCACCTTCGTCTTCGAGCGGGGCTCCGGGTTCGGAATCAACCTCGGGACCGCGGTGCGGTTGCGAATGTGGGGGACAAAGGATGGGAGTGTCTTCAGGCGTGAGGACTGGGACACGCTCTCGGACTGGGGCCAGTGGGTCCGGAGTCTCAAGCTGGGCTCGAACGATGCGCCATTGGGTGTGTGGCTCGGCGAGCTGGACGGATACAGCCTGCTCTCGGGGCATCTGGTCCGGCGCTACTCCAACCGGATGAACCCGGACTACCACCCGGCGGGAGGGTTCCTCACGGGGACACTGGGGCCTGTGTATGTGGAGGCGTTTGCCTCGGACGTACTGGGCGCGAGGCTGATGGGAGCCGAGCTTTCCTTGGACCTCGAGCACATCCTCTTCGGAAAGCCCGAGGAGAAGGCGCGCTACACGCTCGGGCTGTCGGCGGTCCATGACTGGGGTCGAGCAGGCGGGCGCACTGGCGCGGTGTCCCTGGCGCACCTTGACGCGACCTTCGTGGTGGTCGTGCGTCCTGAGTTCGAGGCACATCTGATTGCCGGCTGGGGCGGACGGCCCGGCGAAGGCCGCGCGTGGGGCGCGGTGGTGGGGGCTGGCGTGGACGCCGGGACTCGGAGCCTGAACATGACACTGCGGCTGGAGCTTCGACGTCAGCAAGGGGGCTTCCGACAAGGTTTCTTCGGGCCAGAACATGAGCTGGCCCGGTTCAAAGCGGTGGGGGCGAGCGGCATGCCCGTCGCTGTTGCTGCCTTCCCCGATGGCTTCTCCGTTTCTGGCGAGGCACGGGTGGGCTGGGATGCCGTCGCCTATGGAGGGCTGCACAAACACCTGAAGCTGTCGCTGGGCGCGGAAGTCTTCTCGTGGGGCCGCTTGGATGTGGATGGGCATGTGGCGGTGCAGTTGCTCCAGCGCAACCTGGAAGTCGTTTTGAGGGGATGGGCCGTGGGCACAGGACAACCTGGAGCGCGCTACCAGGGAGCCGCGGAAGTCCGCCTGCGTCCCTCGGGAGGCGCGCTCTACGTGCTGGGGACAAGCGGCACGCAGTGGTTCCCGGCGTCGAATGGAACGCTGCGGCCAGGGACCTATGCCTCGCTGGGGCTGGGGGTGGACGATGCGCGCTGATGCCCTGGTGTTGAGTCTCGCGCTGCTCGCGACGGGATGCGCCACCCCGTCATCCGCGTCCCGAGGAACACGCGCCCTGCAGCAGGTGCCCCGGGGTTCTGTCACCTCGCCGGAGGCGGAGCGTTCGCACGACCAGCCCTTGTTCGCATCGGGCCCGGGGGGCGCCGATTCGACGGAACGCAGACACCGCCGGAAGGCGAGCCGCGACCTCGACGTGGGGACATCCCGCCGAGAGGCCGAGGAGGAGGATGCCTGGGAGAAGTTACTGACGGATGCGGGGCTGGAGGCGCGGGACTCGCGGCCCATGGCGGGCAGCTCACTCACGCCGCTCCAGGCGTTGCGAATGTTGGGCGTCCTGCTGGACAAGGGCGTGACGTTGGGGCAGTTCCCCGCGCGCGTCGCGGTGGGCTTCATGCTGAGGGAGGTCCTGGAGCGTGGCGAGGTCTCTCGCGCGGAGCTGGCGCGGCGGGCTGAACGATTCTCCAAGGTGGCGGTCCTCCGGCCTGACGGATACCTCGCATGGGTCCAGAGTGGCCGGACACAGCAACGCGTCGCGCCCGTCGAGTGGAAGAACGGGGCGTTTCGCGCGCATGGCTTCGAGCTCGGGCGATTCTACGACGGGGGCTCCGGCGTCTTCCGGCTGCTGGACGCGGACCTGCGCGAGGCCACGGGCTTCCCTATCGCGGATGTCCACGACGATGCCGATGTCATCAGCCGCTCGCTGGATGGGGCCGAGGAGGCATTCGTTGGCCTAGCGCTGGCCGTGGGGAAGTTCTTCTCCTCGTCCCCCGCGGAGAACCTCGATGCGCTCCGGCGGATGCCCGCCGCCGTGGTCGCGCTCCTGGAGTCCTCCCCTGAGTACCTGGAGCGATTCAAGTTCATGACGCGGGGTGAGCAGGTGCAGGTCGTGTCCAAGATGGTCACGAGCCTCATCGCGACCTGGGGGACAGCGGCCACGGCAACACGCACGCTGCAGGGGACGGCGCTCGCCACGGCGGAGGTACCACTGCTGTCGCTCTCCGCCCAGGGCACGGTCGCGATGAGAATCGCGGCGGCACCCACAGGACGCGCGGCGGCGGTGCTGAGCGGTGGCCCCGGGGCGGCCATCATCCTCCAGCGAGTGAATGAGCATGGAAGCCCATCCGCACCTTCTGATGGACCCGGCAGATGGGAGCCCGCGATGGAATCCATGACGGAGTCCGCGCGCCGGTACGAGAAGCAGGTGACGGGAGCCCCTGACGGCTTCATCTACAAAGTCGAGGATGTGAAGTTCGATGGATTCAAGGAGGGTGTCCTGCTCGAAGCCAAGGGGCCTGGCTATGCCAAGTTCATCCCTGATGCGGTCGAGAACGGGGGCTGGTACCAAGGCTTCAGGAAGATTGTCCTTCAGGCGGAGCGCCAACTCGACGTTGCCAACGGCACACCTGTTTGCTGGCACTTCGCGGAGCGCGAGGCCGCGGAGTTCGTCCGAGAGATTCTCAGGAACGAAGGCCTCGGTAGGATTCGCGTCGTGTTCACCCCGCCAGCCCTGTAGTCGAGGAAGCCGATGACCGAAAAGTACTACGCAGGCGTCTATTGGCCCGGAAGGACGGAGCCGGTCAACGAGTACGCCCGACGCGCGGAAGCCTGCTTTCGAGGGCTCGGTCCCGTGGACGTGGCACTGACGCAGTGGTTCGAGCAGGCCCACTCTCCAGACGAGGCCCGAAAGCGAGGCTTCGCTCCCGACCTCCAGGTCCTGGTGGACTTGTTCAGCCTGGAGAAGTACCGCCAGGGGACTGGTGACGTTGCCTTCTCGGCCTGGAACGGCTCTGTCGAAGGAAATAGCGTGGCGAGCATCTCTTGCGGTTCACGCTCGCGCCGCATCGTTGATCGCTGCACGCTCACGCTTCCAGCGACGGGCCCCGTCGCGGAGAGGCTCCTCCGCGCCCAGACGCTCGCGCGGAGCGTTGCTACCATGGCCCTGGCCTGGGAGCCGGAATGGGGCATCGCCACCTCCATCACCCATCGGGATCGTGCATCTGAGTTCGCCGACCCCGGCACATTCATCGGCTGGGTGACGTACCTTGCACGCCGTCGAGGCCACGTGCCGCCCCTCCCCGCGCCCGTGCGCGTCGAGCCCGTGGAAGACAAGGGTACCCTCATCATCCTCACCCCCGAACGCTTCACGGCGAACAACCCGGAGCATGTGGCACTGGCCGAACAAGTGCGCGAGCTGCTGGACCGCGCGGGACTGTTGAAGCCGCTTCAGGCCCCACCGTAGCGACTCACGGGAACGCTTTCGCGGGCCCGGGCGTCTTCCGTCATCTCCTGGAGGCGCGTGTTGCTGTCCATCCTGCTCCTGAGCTTGTGGGCCGCCTCCCCTGGAGGCACCGTCGAAGTCGAGGTCTTCGTCCCCCTGTGCGACAACGCGCTCATCGTCTGTGGGCGGCAGGCGGCGGGGGACCCTCGCGCGCTGGACTCGAACCTCTACTGGGGCGCGCGATATGGCGCGGAGCGCTTCCTCTCCCGCGCCCCGGGCTTCGTCGTGAAGCGCCGCCAGGACAGCCCCGCGGGCGCCTCCGTGCTTCGCGAGCTCGTCCTCGAGCGCACCGCCGCCCCGGGAGAGCGCACCGTCCGCCTCGTGCTCCGCGCCTATGCCGGCGACCGGATTGACGCCGCGCTCGAGGACTTCCTCCGCGCGGCCTCCGGCGCCTCCCAAGCCGACCTCGTCGTCTGGGCCGGCCATGACCGCCTCATGGACGTCCCGCCTCCCCAGGTCCAACCGCCCCCAGCCGCCACACCGCGCCCCGTCGTCGTGCTCGCCTGCATGAGCGAGCGCTACTTCGGCCCCGTGCTCCAGCGCCTCGGCGCCCGGCCCGTGGCCCTCACCCGGACGCTGATGGCCCCGGAGGCCTACCTCCTCGAAGCCCTCGCCAGCACCGTCGCGAAGCACGGGCCCACCCACGCTCCCGCGCTCCGCACCGCCCTCGTCGACGCGTATGCCCGCTACCAGCGCATCCCCCCGCGCGCGGCGTCCTCCGTCTTCTCCCGGCTGGAGCCCGCCACCCCCTGACTGCCACGGGGTCCTTGTGAGCCGCGGGGGGACATGCCAGA
This window contains:
- a CDS encoding alkaline phosphatase PhoX; the protein is MRLDRRDFLRLSALGGGTLALGPAFWQAAYAAPAEPGPGPYGAISGSADANGLRLPAGFSSRVIARSGRAVAGTSYTWHSAPDGGACFPMNGGGWAYVSNSETSSGGASAVRFDGGGAIVGAYRILSGTRTNCAGGPTPWGTWLSCEEHGSGRVWECDPTKASQGVARGALGTFAHEAVAVDPDDGRLYLTEDTSSGRLYRFTPSAWPVLTAGTLEAAKVTGDPMAGTATLTWVVCAATSPASEQSSVASKTTVFSGGEGCWYDSGVVYFTTKSNNRVWAHTPATGKLEVIYDASLYSGSPLTGVDNVVVSRSKDIYVAEDGGNMEICIITPGTPRTVSTFLRLEGHSSSELCGPAFSPDGRRLYFSSQRGTTGSSSGGYTFEVTGPFR
- a CDS encoding Tox-REase-5 domain-containing protein; translation: MGTSRREAEEEDAWEKLLTDAGLEARDSRPMAGSSLTPLQALRMLGVLLDKGVTLGQFPARVAVGFMLREVLERGEVSRAELARRAERFSKVAVLRPDGYLAWVQSGRTQQRVAPVEWKNGAFRAHGFELGRFYDGGSGVFRLLDADLREATGFPIADVHDDADVISRSLDGAEEAFVGLALAVGKFFSSSPAENLDALRRMPAAVVALLESSPEYLERFKFMTRGEQVQVVSKMVTSLIATWGTAATATRTLQGTALATAEVPLLSLSAQGTVAMRIAAAPTGRAAAVLSGGPGAAIILQRVNEHGSPSAPSDGPGRWEPAMESMTESARRYEKQVTGAPDGFIYKVEDVKFDGFKEGVLLEAKGPGYAKFIPDAVENGGWYQGFRKIVLQAERQLDVANGTPVCWHFAEREAAEFVREILRNEGLGRIRVVFTPPAL
- a CDS encoding immunity 52 family protein, translated to MTEKYYAGVYWPGRTEPVNEYARRAEACFRGLGPVDVALTQWFEQAHSPDEARKRGFAPDLQVLVDLFSLEKYRQGTGDVAFSAWNGSVEGNSVASISCGSRSRRIVDRCTLTLPATGPVAERLLRAQTLARSVATMALAWEPEWGIATSITHRDRASEFADPGTFIGWVTYLARRRGHVPPLPAPVRVEPVEDKGTLIILTPERFTANNPEHVALAEQVRELLDRAGLLKPLQAPP